A genomic region of Sciurus carolinensis chromosome 7, mSciCar1.2, whole genome shotgun sequence contains the following coding sequences:
- the LOC124989119 gene encoding olfactory receptor 2B11-like: MALDNKSYPEEFILLGFADRPWLEFPIFVVLLITYPMALIGNISIIVVSKLDPCLHTPMYFFLTNLSFLEICYTTSIVPQMLFNLGSSKKTISCMGCIIQLYLFSTLGATECLLLALMSFDRYVAICRPLHYTLIMNWRICILLVSILWLSGITYALVEVTLTLQLPLCGVSKLDHLFCEIPVLIKTACGEKEANELLLSVVCIFILVVPLCLILASYACIGHAIFKIKSSEGRKKAFGTCSSHLIVVFLLYGPGISMYLQPPSSISRDQPKFMALFYGVVTPTANPFIYTLRNKDVKWALGKLVRSILSSK, encoded by the coding sequence ATGGCACTAGATAACAAAAGCTATCCTGAAGAGTTCATCCTACTAGGCTTTGCTGACCGTCCATGGCTAGAGTTTCCAATATTTGTAGTTCTTCTCATAACATACCCCATGGCCTTGATAGGAAACATCTCCATTATTGTGGTGTCCAAGTTAGATCCCtgtctccacactcccatgtatttcttcctcaccAACCTCTCCTTTTTGGAAATATGTTACACCACCAGCATCGTGCCTCAGATGCTATTTAACCTGGGAAGCTCTAAAAAGACCATCAGCTGTATGGGGTGCATAATTCAGCTATATTTATTCAGCACACTAGGAGCCACAGAATGTCTTCTCCTGGCCCTCATGTCTTTTGATcgctacgtggccatctgcaGACCTCTGCACTACACCCTCATCATGAATTGGCGCATCTGCATCCTGTTGGTGTCCATTTTATGGCTGAGTGGAATTACTTATGCTCTCGTTGAGGTCACTCTCACATTACAGTTACCACTGTGTGGCGTCAGTAAACTGGATCACTTGTTTTGTGAGATTCCAGTTCTGATAAAGACTGCCTGTGGGGAAAAGGAGGCTAATGAACTCTTGCTTTCTGTGGTGTGCATTTTTATATTAGTTGTTCCCCTTTGTTTAATTCTGGCATCCTATGCATGTATTGGGCAtgccatatttaaaattaaatcttctgaaggaaggaaaaaggcctTTGGGACATGCTCCTCTcatctcattgtagttttctTACTTTATGGTCCAGGCATTAGTATGTACCTTCAGCCCCCCTCTTCCATCTCAAGGGACCAGCCCAAGTTTATGGCCCTCTTCTATGGAGTGGTGACTCCTACAGCCAACCCCTTCATCTACACCCTGAGGAATAAGGATGTGAAGTGGGCATTAGGCAAGCTGGTGAGGAGTATTCTCAGTTCCAAATGA